CTGTGCGTCGAGTTTACGCGCTTCGCCTTCCACGTCTAAGTAGGCGATGACGTGATGCACGGTTTTGCGGTTGCCGGGTTGCACGTCAACGGCTTGGACGTACATATCCGTCTCAAAGTTGGTGGGTATAATGAACTGCCGATATTCATCCTCGCCTTCAGGTTCGATTTCATATTCAACGGGCATTTCAGCGATCCAATCGGGTTCACCGAGCGCCCAGCCTTCAGGGAACTCCGGTGCGGGTGGCACGGTGTCGAGGTCGCCAGCCGGAGCACCGGCTTCTACCCAGTGTGCGATCATCTGGATTTCGGGGTCTGTGAGTTGCCGTTCGTTCTTGAAGTCGCCGTAGCCGGGTGCGGGTTTCCACGGCGGCATGAGACGTGCCTGTGTGTACTCAGCGATTTCGGTTGCCCACGCCTTTGCGTCGCTGTAATCGGTGAGCGTGAACGGTGCGACCTCGCCGTGTCGATGACACGTTTGGCAATTTTTCTGAAGGATCGATGCGATGTGCTCGCTATAGGTAACCTCTGTGGGGAGCTCCGTTTCGGGGAAATGGATCGTGCATCCGAACGCCGGTGTCTCTTGCACGGGAATAGCGGTATCTGTATGCGTTGCGAGAAGTGCGTCTTGTAGGTAGTGGTGCTTGACGCGTGGCTCGTAGCGGTTATCGTCGATGGCACCGCGGTAGGTGACTGTGTGGGTTGTATCAACGAGAACCGCCTGCGGGGTCATGGTTGCACCGAGAGTCCGTGCAAGTTCACCGGTTGTATCCTTCACAACCAAGAACAATCCGACATCACCACTGGTGAGGTTTCCAACCTCATCTCTTTTTGCTTCACCGCCGGCGAGGTTTCCAACCTCGCCTCTTTTTACCGGATAATCTGCCTTGGCGATGTAGTTTTTTACGTCGGCTTCGGAATCGTTTTCATTGGCGTAGACTGCGACAAAGGTGGTATTTTGGGGTGCGAACTCGGCATGCAACCGTTTTAGACGCATCGTATAGCGTTGTGCGACTGGGCATTCGGTTGCCAAGAACGCGAAGACGACGGGTCCTTGTGCGGTGAGGGTGTTTAAATTATGTGTCTTGCCGTGGAGTGTCGTGAAGGTGAGGCGCGAAATTTTTGTGCCGATGGGAACATGACTCGGTTGTAAGGGCGCCTCTTGGATGACGCGATGTTTTTTTGTGATTGCGTATTCGGACGCGGTGTGTCCTGCGAACGGTAGCGTGAGTATAAGAAGTAGTATTGGTAGATGCTGTTTCATTATGAATCTCCGGTGAGTGTTTGCTGTTTCTATAGTAAAATTCACTACCCATACACTATCGGGGCGAGGTTCGGAAACATCGCCAGCAGCAGAGGATAGTCAGTGTTTTTCTTGTTTTAGTATAGCACGCTTTGGGGATGGGGTCAAGGGAATAATTGTTTGAATCAGGATTTACAGGATTTTAGGATTTGCAGGATGGAGAAAGGTGCGTTGATACGGGCGAGGTTACAAACCTCCCCAGCGGCGGTGAAGGTGCATTGATACGGGCGAGGTTACAAACCTCCCCAGCGGCGGTGAGGGTCGTTGATACAAGGGGATAATTGTCTGAATCAGGATTTACAGGATTTAGGGGATTGGTAGGATATGAATACATCAATCGTAATCATAACCATCGTAGGGGCAACCCTATCATAACCATCGTAGGGGCAACTCTATCATAACCATCGTAGGGGCAACCCTATCATAACCATCGTAGGGGCAACCCTATCATAACCATCGTAGGGGCAACCCNNNN
This region of Candidatus Poribacteria bacterium genomic DNA includes:
- a CDS encoding redoxin domain-containing protein; protein product: MKQHLPILLLILTLPFAGHTASEYAITKKHRVIQEAPLQPSHVPIGTKISRLTFTTLHGKTHNLNTLTAQGPVVFAFLATECPVAQRYTMRLKRLHAEFAPQNTTFVAVYANENDSEADVKNYIAKADYPVKRGEVGNLAGGEAKRDEVGNLTSGDVGLFLVVKDTTGELARTLGATMTPQAVLVDTTHTVTYRGAIDDNRYEPRVKHHYLQDALLATHTDTAIPVQETPAFGCTIHFPETELPTEVTYSEHIASILQKNCQTCHRHGEVAPFTLTDYSDAKAWATEIAEYTQARLMPPWKPAPGYGDFKNERQLTDPEIQMIAHWVEAGAPAGDLDTVPPAPEFPEGWALGEPDWIAEMPVEYEIEPEGEDEYRQFIIPTNFETDMYVQAVDVQPGNRKTVHHVIAYLDVEGEARKLDAQDPKPGYVTEGTGPGFDSAGTVGGWAPGVMPLVLPEGVGYLLPKGADIVMQVHYYRTGHLERDRSRLGLYFSKIPETAKLHIGDAINSDFVIPAGENWYEVLASETFKRDVYLLATMPHMHLLGRDMRLVATTPSGDKHDLIWIQDWDFNWQDVYHYREPLFFPAGTRVDLVAHFDNSVENPANPHNPPLPVGWGEKTTDEMCIGFLYYVKASEFSPR